A single Bifidobacterium scardovii JCM 12489 = DSM 13734 DNA region contains:
- a CDS encoding bifunctional DNA primase/polymerase, protein MANRWVCWKKVVRGDGTSKMPVTCDGSPASSTDPATWTALVSAESSDMGDGLGFALGGGFACIDLDHCYDERNHLAGWAKMLIAPVADSTWIEISPSGDGLHIWGRCAERTGLKVRNDLGMNVEAYSQGRYMTYTGRRFRKSPAKLADLTFLFDVIARLD, encoded by the coding sequence ATGGCGAACCGCTGGGTGTGCTGGAAGAAAGTCGTGCGCGGCGACGGCACGTCCAAGATGCCCGTCACCTGCGACGGCTCCCCCGCGTCCAGCACCGACCCCGCCACATGGACGGCGCTCGTCAGCGCGGAATCCTCCGACATGGGCGACGGTCTCGGATTCGCGCTTGGCGGCGGATTCGCGTGCATCGACCTCGACCACTGCTACGACGAACGCAACCACCTGGCCGGCTGGGCGAAGATGCTGATCGCCCCCGTGGCCGATTCCACGTGGATCGAGATCAGCCCGAGCGGCGACGGCCTGCACATCTGGGGACGCTGCGCCGAACGCACCGGGCTGAAGGTCCGCAATGATCTCGGCATGAACGTCGAGGCCTACAGTCAGGGACGCTATATGACCTACACGGGCCGCCGGTTCCGCAAGAGTCCGGCGAAGCTCGCCGACCTGACGTTCCTGTTCGACGTGATCGCACGTCTCGACTGA